In the Flavobacterium sp. 90 genome, CGCAAATTCTACGGAACGATAAAAAATAATTGGATTTACAAAATTGACATCAAAACCTCTATTATTGGTATCTGTCCAAACTACAGATTCAAAAAAACCTAAATTCAATTTATTTGAAACATTCCAACTTAAATAATGATTCGCCATGAATTTTGTTGCATATGTTTTTTCTAATGTAACATCTGGTCGAACATCCTTAAGCCACATATAAGTGTTTGTATATTTTATCTTCCAGAAAGTCGTGTTGATTTTAAAATATGGATATGGACTTGCTCCATCACTTTCAAGCAAGGAACGATATCCATCACCAATAAAATTACGTCCATAACCTAACTGAAAATCAAAAAACTTACTTGGCGTATAAGTAATATTAGCTTCCGCTAAAGGAAAATCGTAAGCATCCGTTTTAAATCGTTTTGCAATTCCTACTCCGGGAATAATTGCCGGATTTCCTCCCGAAGGTTTTAAAGTTTCGGCATAATCATTATAATAACCCGCAAATCTTCCCTGACTTTCAAAAACCGTGGTTGTAAAGTTAATCTGTTTACCCAAACCTCCTCTAAAATTTAGCGCTCTGGTATTTACATACGTATAAGAAGCATCAAGATCTGAAGCTTTTCCCATTTGCAAATCAACAATAGGATTTAGCGATAACCAATAACCTTCACCTTGAATCTGAACTAAATTTTCATTCCACCATTTTCTACCTAACCAAGTCGAAACATTCTTTTGAAGTGATTCATTTACAGCTTTTAAATTATAATATTTCGAGACTTCGGCATAAGTATACGGCTTAGAAGCGGTATGATTATTACTTCCTACCTGATTCATCGCACCGTCAAATTGTGCATAATAACTATGAGAAAACGGAATATTCAAATGACTTTCGAATTCAGGATTATTGTATTTTTTATATACAATACTATCCAATTCTGTCATTGGTTTTTCGACAGGTTTTAGAATTTGGGCTGCAGCCAAAGCTTCATCAGCGATTTGAGCTGAACTTTTTAATGGTATATCAATCGAGATTGTATATTTTGAATACGTTGGTTTTCCATTGTAAGTTGAAGGTTTTATTTTAGGAAATTTACTAAAAACACGTTTTGCTTCTTCAGATAATTCTTCATTGGCGGCATTTACATAAATCACTTTGAACTCACCATTAACATCAACTTCAAAAAGAACTTTTACTTCTCCTTTATAATTATTTTGTTTTGATTTTTCAGGAACTTCAAAATTCTGAAACACAAAATCCTGAACTTCTTTGTAAAAACAATTCTCTAATTTCTTCGCTTCTAAATTTTCACAATTTGGAAAGACAGGAAATTGCTCTGAAGTAAAGCCCGGTTTTATAGAAGCATTATTATTTTCCTGAGAAAAAGCAAATAAGACAGATAATGTAAAAATAAAAGATAAAGAAATCTTATTCACGTAATTTTTGGTTTTCATTTAATATTGATTTGTGGTATTTTCTCCGTTTGCAATTGTTTTTGCAGCCGAAGTTCCGATACGTTTAACACCTAAACGAATCATTTCTATTGCTTCATCATACGACCTTACTCCTCCGGCAGCTTTTACCTGTAAAGGCGATGCATTTTCTAACATCATTATAATCGTTGGAATGGTCGCTCCGTTTGGCGCATTATCTTCAGTTTTAAAAAAACCTGTTGATGACTTTACAAAAACAGAAGCATAATTCTCTTCTTTAAAGTTTGACATCACAACATTTTTTATCAATGCCGAGAGCTGAATAATTTCTTTATCCGTTAAGGCAGCAACTTCAATAATCCATTTTACTGTTTTATTATTTGCTAAACCTATCTGAGTTCCAAATAAGATTTCTTCTTTTAATAAAGTAATTTCACCTCGTTTGAAGGCTTCATAATTACAAACAAAATCTAAATCGTCTGCTCCATTTTCGATTGCTTCATTTGCTTCTTTGATCTTCGATTCAATACTTGATGTACCTTCTGGAAAATCAATAACGGTACCAATTAGCAAAGTCGAGTTGGCTTTCAAAATCATTTCTTTGGCCAAAGTCACATATTCCGGACGAATCATAATTAACTTAAATCCTTCCAGAATTGCTTCACTAATTACATTCTTTACTACACCCTCATTTTCGGCTTCTGTAAGTCCGGCTTGAGAGGCAGTTTTTAAATAAGTCGAATCCAAATATTGCTTGACATTCATGATTTTGAAATTATTTTGAATCGGGACAAAAATACATTTTAAATTCAAAAAAAACTCCTTGTAATGCCTGATTTTTAGACAATAAAAAACCCACCGAAGTGGGTAGTTATATTCTTATATTTTATCTAATTGCTTCTTGAAGGCTATCGCGGTAAAAACCGCTATAGTTGCACCAAGTGCATTTGCTAAAACATCTGTTACATCTGATGCTCGTGTAATTGTCAGGACACTTTGTAAAATCTCGATAGTAATTCCAAAAAAAACAGAAAATATAAACGAAATCAAATATGCTTTATAATCATCCGCTTCTCTTCCTTTAAGCTCTTTCTTAAAGAATACAATCCAGGAAATTGTAAATCCAAAATGAAAACAAAAATGCACAATTTTATCAATGCTCGGAAAATTTACTACAGGAATCTTACTGGAATCAACAAGACAGAAATAAGCAATAATTCCCGAACAAATAATTGCCCAGATTAATAGTAACTGTTTAGGCACCGATCAATTGTGTGTAAGCCTCAGCAGATAATAAACCTTCTACTTCTGATGCATCAGCAATTTTTATTTTAATCATCCATCCATCTCCATAAGGATCAGAATTTACAGTTTCAGGAGCACTTTCCAAGCTTTCATTAAAAGCAATAATTTCTCCTGTTAAAGGTAAAAACAAATCAGAAACAGTTTTAACCGCCTCAACTGTTCCAAAAACCTCATCTTTATCAAGTGTCTGATCTAAAGTTTCTACTTCAACATACACGATATCTCCTAACTCTTTTTGTGCAAAATGAGTAATTCCTACAGTTGCAACATCTCCTTCGATGCTAACCCATTCGTGATCTTTTGTGTACTTTAAATTTGCTGGTATGCTCATAATTGTGTTGTTTGAAAATTGATAATTTAGTAATTCAGTCACAAATGTAATAATCTTCTAAGAAATCTAGTTTAGAAACTAAAAATTAATTTCCGAAATTATACCTAAGCGTAAATCCTGATCTAATATTCGTTAATGGAAATGATGTTGAAATTACTGCTTTTGAGAACGAGTGATCGTAATAAAATATTGCCGTTAGGTTTTTACTAAACGCATAATCTGCTGTCATTTTTAGCGACCAGATGTTCTGTCCAGCTGCCAATTGATTATTGTCATAATCTAAATAACGAACCAATGTTTGATTATTTCTAAAAGAAAAATCGGCTTTTATATTGATGTCACTTTTAATAATTCCTGTTGGACTGTCTGCTAATCTTGAGGAGAAAATAACATCTTTAAAACGATATCCCATTCCTACAACATACTCCATTCCTCTAACTTCTGTCAACAAATTATTATCAAAACTCATCGACAATGCTCTGTCTTTCTTGATTTCAGTAAGGATACGCAATGAACTCTTCAACTCAAAATCAACACGAATAAGCGGACTAAACTGCTCTACCAAATTGACATTTGACATGATCGTCTTATTGAAAAAATTGGTATTAACATCCTGTCCATTCGGATTTTCTGAATAATCAAAATTAGATCTGAACTGATTTATTGTATATGACGCTCTGTAATTATTTTGCAATGAGAATCGCTTGAATTTATCTTTGAAAAACTTATAACGCATTAAACCGTTGTATTTAATACTCCAGTTTGGGATTGGAAAATCTCTAAAAATTCCGGTTGAAACATTCGATGCATTACTTCCGGTATAAGCCGCAAGGAAAGATGGCAACAATACTGCCTGATTACTTTTGCCATAACCAATAGGATATCCTTGATTTGACGCATAAATTTCTCTTTGTTTTTTAAACGGATCTTCCTGCGTTGGATCTACCGGTGGCGGCGGAACATCAGCTACATCATATCTTGGTATTGGAGCTGATCCATAACGTTCTTCTGCAAGACGATTTGCAATTATCAAACGATTGTTTCTAAAATCATCAAATGCCGCAGATTGTGTTTCATCACTTTTAGAAAAAGCAGTTTTTATTAACACTGTCGAAATCGAAAACATTCCATAAGTATATGGAGATAATGGCAAATATTCTCTACTAACCGGATCAACACTATATTGTTCTGACGTGTTTTGAGAATAAGCACGATCCATTGCCAAGTCAATTTTTAAATCTGGCAGTAAATCAATATTTGCAGTTATTTTTAAAAGCTTATTTGTTACCTGTGTAAAGTTTTGATTAAAATCCTGATAATCTGTCAACCATCCATTTTTAGCAGCTTCATATCGCACATCATCCTGACTTCCAAAAACAAACCCAAGTGTTGGTCTTGAAGTTCCAAAGAATCCTACACTTGGTGTATACCCAGGAAGAACAGTTCCGCTATTTTTAGTATAATTTACCTGAATGTTTTTCACACTAGTTAATATTCCTATCAAGCCATCATAAAAAGGGCTATTACTTACTACCGGTTTTGCCGTATTAACAATTTTTTCTCCAGGTTTTGGTGGTGCAGCAGCCTTAGGTTTTGCTCCAGCCTTCGAAGATTTTGCTCCAGGCGTTAATCCTAAATATTTATACAACATATTCATGTTAAATGTTGTAGTCAATGTATTTGAATTTGCGTTCTGGATTGTATTCCCCAAATTATAATTTGTTATTGATCCATCCGGATTTTCTATCGGAAGATCAGCAAACGCTGAAGAAGAACGTTGCCAGTTATAATCAGCCGTATACGAATAACTTGCTTTTACAAAACTAAAAACAGGGATTTTATTAATAGGAATTTCGTAATTCAACACTAATTGTTGTATGTGTGAATTTGGTGTTCCAATATCCAAGTAATCATCCCAAATATTAAAATCTTGCTTAGGCGTATTATCGTCATTCAAGAAATTTTTAACAATATTATTTGATGCAGCAGTATAATTTAATTTCAATGATTTTGTCAAATTATATCCAAAACCATATTGATAATTAAATGCAAAATTCCTTCTGAAAAGTGGTGAAACCGGAATCCCTTGTGTTTCAACATCTCTAAACTGTTGACGATTGCTTTGTCTTAAAATATTGGTATTAAAGGTAATATTGGATGGTAAGTAATTAAAATTAAAGTCACTTAAAATCTTCCAATATTCACTTGTTTTCATGAATTTGGTTGTCTTAAAAGGAACTACTTCTTTTGGCTGAAAAGTATAAGCATAATTTACCGCCGTATTCGATTGTTGATCCTGATAGGTTTCTACTTCATAATCATGGCGATTAACCTCATTATATGATTGTGAAAATGTTAAATTCTCAACATCATAAATATGCGGTTTTTGTTCCGGAGCTCTGTCCTTTTTTACTCCAATAAAATTAATACTTCTTCGTTTTGTATAATCAACAGCACGAGTTCTGATATTGTCTTTTTCAGCCTGATCGGTAGTTTCTCTAATCAACTGATCTAGTTTTATATCCTGATTAAAAGGATCATACTCAGGGGTAATTACCTCTTCTCCAATCGCATAATTAAATGGAAGATTGATTCCCCATTTATGCGGCAATAGCTGACCCAGATTTAAATTAGTAACAATATTATATTGCTGAATATCTTCACGACTTCTTTCGTTTGCTCCTTGTTCAAGAGATCCGAAACCAATTGTACTCTTTTTACCCGTTGCCGAAACTGTGGCGAAATCAGCCATATTGGTATCAATATTTAATATTGCTGCCATACCGCCTTTATTCTCTAAATCGGCAAGACGAAGCTCATTAAACCAAACTTCTCCTTTAATATCTTTATGATCTACTCTACTTTTTACTCCGACCATTAAGTTTCGAACTAAACCAAAGTTAGGATTTCCTTTTATACCTAATACCAATCTACTGTCTCCATCGCCGCCTGGAGAATCAGGATCATTATCCGGATAATAAATACCATTAATATCTCGCTTAGGAGAAGCAGGATCAAGGCTCATCGCTTTAATCTTCATACTTGTCAGCAACTCCAATGCCAGATCGATATTATTTTCTTCCATCCAAACCTGATCAGGACTTATTGTACATGACCCTCCTGTTCTGGTTACTTTTAATGGAATCTCAACTTGATAGAAGTTTTGTGTAAAGTCATTTCCAAAACGAATAAACCCTACCATTTCATCATCTTGTAACGTAGCTTCACTTGGTAATGATTCAGCGTGCAAGAACATTTTAAGTTTTTTGTATTGACGCATATCTACGCTTACATTTTTAAAAACTGCTCTGGAATCCATCGGTTGTAAACCTGACCCGCCAACTCTTAATGCTAACGCTTGCTCGTTTTGATTGATTATCGTATTGTTATTATACAATTGTTCTCTTTGAACTCCTGGTGGAATCACATAATTCACAGGACATTTTGTACTGTTTTCCTGAATATTTACTGCCGAAACATCAAATTCAGTTCCATCATTAGTCGGGTCTGTATCATTTGCGTCTAAAGTTCCTGTGTATCTTCTCCACTCTCCACGAACTAAATCTAAAGCTCCAAAACGCATTGTCATCTGATTGCTAAAACCAGTCATAAACATACGCATAAAACGAATAGATCTAAAATCGGTGATATTACCAATGGTCTTTTGAGGCTGAGAAACAGGAATCTTAAACTGAATCCATCTTGCATTTGTTGTTCCACCGTTTGGCAACTCAATATTAGATACATCACGAATATCTGTAATATAGTTCTGTCCAACCTGCATTCCTGGTTTAATATCAATACTATATTCGTAATAAGCATTTATAGTACTCATCGTATTATCACGATTAATATCTTCAACATCCGGTAATGTTGTTGATCCACGATTAGGATCATCTATACTTACGGCAGAGTTATTTTCTACTCCATTATATTTTTTATAACGATCAAGAACTCCACCTGTTGTATTTAAGTAATAAGTATAATTATCCGCAGCAGGATCTTCATCTCCCGCATAATTTGTATAAACTGAACCTTCTCTAGCATCCGGTAAACCATCTAAACCAACATCCTGATTTCTACGATTATCCGGATTTGTATCAAAGGCATAAATCAAAGATTGTGATGCTGGAACATCTCCCCAAATTGGCTGTGGATTTACCATTATCTGACCTGGTCCTAATCCATTTTCATATTGTTTTCTTCCATCTTTTAAAACATCTTCAGAAACCTCTCCTAAATTGAAATATATTTTTCCAGTATTATTTGTTTGTGCTTCTCCGTTTCCAACATAAGGATCCAGAACCCAAAACTGAATATACTCAACATTCCCCTGTTCAAAATTTGTAGAATTCAGAGCACGCATAATTCCACCAAAATTCGAAGATGCCGGATCTGTACTAAAATTTGGATTGTTATTATACGGACCTCTGTCTGATGGATAATAACTTAAATCAAGTGTATTAATAACCTGAATTTGTCCCTGAGCAATATCTGTATTTGGATATAATTCACGGCTGTAAATTCTTCTTGTTGTGTTCAATGATAAATCATCGTTTGAAATACCTGATGGTTTTGAGGTATAAAATATTGGATCAATGGTATACCAAGCCAGTTTTGCTCTTTTATAACCATATCTTAAATCATCAAAATTTGCATTAAAAGTAGGATCTCCTGCCGTGTTAATAAATGGCGTAGAAGCTAAACTCCATGCATAAGCTGATCGCATATCTATCGTAGACTGTGAGCCTTCAAAATCATCCACATATATAGTTGCTTCTCCTTCAAAATCACTTGCTTTTGGAGCATCCGGTCTTAAGAAAGCAACCTCACCACGAATCGAAAGATTAGAAGGAACATCTGTATCAATATTTGGTAATTTATTTACTAATCTGGTAAAGAATGGAACTTCTGTTGAATAGGTTCCGTTAAAACCAAAAATAGTATTATTTACAGATTCCTGTCCATAACTCGATTTTTGAGTAAATGGTCTTTCGGTCATTTTTAAAAAGGTTCCGCCAACAATAAAATTATCCGAAATTTTATGTTCGATATTGAATCCCATAAATCTTCTGGTTTGCTGTCCAAAAATTGAATTGTTTTCCAGCGAAACCTCAATTGGTGTATTTGAAGCCTGAAGTGAAGGGTCTAAAATTTGTACTCGCCCTAATTGATAATCCACACTGTAATCAATTCCTTCCACTAATCTTCTCCCGGCAGCCATTACCACAACTGAACCTTGTGGCACGTTAAATGCGCCAATTGGAATTCCGTTACTTCCTGATGATTTATATTTTCCTCTTAATAAGAATTTATTTTTGTCACTGTCCTGCAATGCTCCGGATTGTGTATTTCGATACATGTTGTTAAACACATATTTTTTTTGATTCGGATTGTATGTAGAAGGATCGTTGTAGTTTTCTCCTGAACCTGTATTTAATTTATCAAACAAAAGTTTTCCAAAAGGCTCTTTGGTTGTAAAAATAATTCGACCATTTTGAACGTCTACCGTTATACCCGGAAGATAATCAAAGAAACCATCTCCTCCGGTTTGTGGATCGTTATTATAGTTTAATCTATCCAGATTAAAAACATTTAATAATGGCGTTTGGTCAACCTTATTATCCGGTGCAGGATTTGGAGGAAAAGTACTTCCCTGAACTGGTGTAATATAATTTATTGGTGAAGGATCTGTATAAAGAATGTTTAATCTAAAATCATCTTGCTTAATTTGATACGCCTGAGGAATTTGATAAACGTTTTTCATCATCAAATTCCAAACTGGATTCTGTACGTTTGTCAAACTACTTTTCAGCATTTTCAAGATTAAACTTTGTGTAATAATAGCCTGATTTGAAGGGGTGTTTCCTGTAACAATTGTCCCATCAACTCCATCACTACCAAATTCTCCAACCTGATAAACTTTACCACCAATGGTATACTCGTAGGCTACAGCCAAGATCTCATCATTTGCCAAACGTTGCTGCAAAGAGATATATCCTAACTGTGCATTAAATGTAAACTCGTTCGCATTTAATTTTCTGGCATTTTCTAATATCGAATAATCTGTACCTTCACTTACGTTTGCACTATTAAATCCTGATTTTGCCGTTACAATTTCTCTAATATTTGAATTTAAAAACGAACCTGATTGTCCAATAGCTGCAGGATCATATTTATTATTATCATTTTCTGCAGGAGAATCAACAGGATTACTAAAGAAACCTGTTGTTGGTGATACAACTACAACCTGATTATCCGGAATACCGGTTGCCTGTGCCTCTCCTAAATCCTGAAGTGCAATAACGTTACGCAAGTTATTACTTGTAGTACTTACACGGTTTTGTTTGTTGGTTACCCAAACTTCAATTCTCGTTACCTGTACACGGCTATCAATAAAAGGATACCCTTTTAAAGAAGCGTCATATTTGTTTCTAAAGTATTGTGATAAGAAAAAGTGCCTGTCGTTATCGTAGTCTAAAGCATACAAATCAAAATTTTGAACTGTACCACCACCTTCTGCAACTATACTCTTTGTTTGTGACTTCTGTTCTGAGAAAACTCCCGTGATTGTTGTCTTACCAAATTGCAGCTGAGTTTTAACCCCAAATAAACTTTGAGCCCCACGTATAAGCGTACTGTTCAAAGGCATACTAACGTTACCAACCTCTACTTTTTGAATAATATCATCTTCTGAAGGTGAATAAGCCAGTTTAAATAAGTTTTGAAATGCAAATGTAGACTGAGTATCATAATTAGCATTTACATCTAATCTGGTTCCTACTTTACCCATTAAGCTCATGCTGATTCTCTGATCAAAATCAAAGGTTAAGCTTGACCTGTTTCTAGGTGAGAATGAAGGATTATCTTGCTTGGTATATCGAATACCCAAATCCATTTCGACTGATCCTGTTGGCTTTACATCAATTGTATTACTTCCAAAAACGCTTTCAAAAAGACTTGAGTTAATGTAATATCTTGGTAATAAATTCTTTTTATTGGCTTCACTACCTGCTTTTTTACCATCGATAGCATCTGATTTCTTTTTGAAATAATCTCTTCTGGATTCTTTCAAAACTAAATCTTCGTATTCTTTTGGCGTTAAAACAATTGGGTAATTTATAGAGAAACCATCAACTGAACTTGTGTAAATATAACGATCTGTAATAGGATCGTATCTGTAAGCAGAAAGTATGCTTGGTGGATCTTCAATCTCAACCTTTCCTACTGAAAATTGAGTCTTGGTTGTATCTTTGACCGCCGGATTTACTTGCGCACGCAAAACATTACCGCAAAATAAAACCAGCAAAAAAATACAAATTTTACGCATACAATTCTTTTATTTAAAATGAGTTTATAAGCTTTTTAAAGCTTTTTTGATGATTGATTCTACAGTAGCTTCCGGATCTTCTTTGACGATCTTTTCGACTACTTTTTCAGAAGTTTTTCGAACAAAACCTAAAACTTCCAAAGCAGATAACGCTTCATCTCTATTTGTATTGTTTTGTACTACAGAAACTTCATCTAAATCGTACAACTTTAACACTTTTTCTTTTAAATCAAGAATAACTCTTTGTGCTGTTTTGTTCCCAATTCCCTTAATTGACTGTATAACAACTACATCGCCAGAGGCAATAGCATTTATAATTTGTCTGGGTTCTATTGAAGACAACATTGTTCTGGCAATATTTGCTCCAATGCCGGAAACAGATAACAACATTCTAAAGATTTCTCGTTCTGATTTTTCTGCAAAACCAAATAAAGTATGCGCATCTTCTTTAATTTGAAGATGCGTATACAATTTTATATTCTCTGCATTAGGAATTAATGAGAAGGTGTGTAAAGAGATATGTACTTGATATCCAACACCTCCACAATCAATCACTACATCTGTAGGGTTTTTCTCAACTAATTTACCTTGCAAGTGTGCTATCATAGTATAATTTATTAGGGTCAAATATAATAAAAATGCACTAAAAATACGACAATATTACATCGACCCTTATAATTTCTACTATTTAGCTAATTTATTTTTTTTATTCTCTTTTTCCTGAGCATCAATAACTGCAATTGCAGCCATATTAACCATTTCTTCAACGCTTGCTCCTAATTGAAAAATGTGAACCGGTTTACCCATTCCCATCATAATTGGACCAATTGAATTTACTTTATATAATTCTTTTAATAATTTATAAGTAATATTAGCCGACTCTAAGTTAGGGAAAATCAATGTATTTACTTTCTTTCCTGCTAATTTTGAGAACGGAAATTTCTCTGCAAGCATTTCCTGATTCAAAGCAAAATCTGCCTGAATCTCTCCGTCAACGATCATATCAGGATGATTTTTATGCAAATAAGCTACAGCTTCTCTTACTTTTGAAGCACTTTGGCTTGTTGAAGATCCAAAATTTGAATAAGAAACCATTGCAATAACTGGTTCAACACCAAACATTTTTGCTGTTTTTGCAGTCATAATTGCAATATTAATCAAATCTTCGGCAGAAGGATTGATGTTGATTGCTGTATCAGACAAGAACATTGGCCCGCGAGAAGTCAACATCATATTTGCTGTTGCTACAAGTGATGCTCCAGGTGCTTTTTCAATCAATTGCAACATTGGTTTTACAACTGTTGGGTAACTTCTTGTATGACCTGTAACTAATGCATCTGCTTCGCCTTCATTGACCATCATTGCAGCAAAATAGTTTCTTTCGCGCATGTATTTCTGAGCATCAAGCAGCGAAACACCTCTTCTCTCTCTTGTTTCCCAATATGAATTTGCAAATCTGTTACGTCTTGCTTCTTCTTCATTTGTTTTAGGATCGATGATTTCAAGTTCAGCATCAAAACCTAATTCAGCTTTAAGCTCTAAAATCGCTTCTTTATTTCCTAATAAAATTGGATGTCCAATTCCGTCTTCGTGAACAATTTGTGCTGCTTTTAATACATTTAATTGATCTGCCTCAGCAAATACAATTCTTTTAGGATCCATTTTAGCACGGTTTGTCATCAAACGAACCATTTTATTATCATTCCCCATACGTTCACGAAGGTGATCTTCATAAGCTGCCCAATCTGTAATAGGATTTTTTGCAACACCAGATTCCATTGCTGCTTTTGCAACTGCCGGAGCAACTACAGTAATCAATCTTGGATCAAATGGCTTAGGAATAATATAATCGTTACCAAAACCTAGTTTTGTTGCGCCATATGCCACGTTTACTTGTTCCGGAACTGGTTCTTTAGCCAAAATAGCCAATGCTTTTACAGCAGCCATTTTCATAGCTTCATTAATTTTAGTAGCTCTAACATCCAGAGCTCCTCTAAAAATATATGGAAAACCTAAAACATTATTTACCTGATTAGGAAAGTCTGAACGTCCCGTAGCCATAATAACATCTTTACGAGTTTCTGTAGCTAGATTATAATCGATTTCCGGATTTGGATTTGCCATTGCAAAAACAATTGGATTCTCTTTCATTGTCAACAACATTTCAGCCGATAAAATACCTCCTGAAGACAATCCGATGAAAACGTCTGCTCCTTTTACTGCTTCT is a window encoding:
- a CDS encoding NADP-dependent malic enzyme, whose protein sequence is MNKESKRREALLYHSEPTPGKIQVVPTKKYATQRDLSLAYSPGVAEPCLEIAANVDDVYKYTAKGNLVAVISNGTAVLGLGDIGPEASKPVMEGKGLLFKIFSDIDVFDIEIGTKDIEEFIQTVKNIAPTFGGINLEDIKAPESFEIERRLVEELDIPVMHDDQHGTAIISSAALINALELAGKKAEDVKVVVSGAGSAAIACTDLYVLLGVKVENIKMFNSKGLLTKDNPSLSELQLKYAVDGAKIELAEAVKGADVFIGLSSGGILSAEMLLTMKENPIVFAMANPNPEIDYNLATETRKDVIMATGRSDFPNQVNNVLGFPYIFRGALDVRATKINEAMKMAAVKALAILAKEPVPEQVNVAYGATKLGFGNDYIIPKPFDPRLITVVAPAVAKAAMESGVAKNPITDWAAYEDHLRERMGNDNKMVRLMTNRAKMDPKRIVFAEADQLNVLKAAQIVHEDGIGHPILLGNKEAILELKAELGFDAELEIIDPKTNEEEARRNRFANSYWETRERRGVSLLDAQKYMRERNYFAAMMVNEGEADALVTGHTRSYPTVVKPMLQLIEKAPGASLVATANMMLTSRGPMFLSDTAININPSAEDLINIAIMTAKTAKMFGVEPVIAMVSYSNFGSSTSQSASKVREAVAYLHKNHPDMIVDGEIQADFALNQEMLAEKFPFSKLAGKKVNTLIFPNLESANITYKLLKELYKVNSIGPIMMGMGKPVHIFQLGASVEEMVNMAAIAVIDAQEKENKKNKLAK